Part of the Listeria innocua genome is shown below.
TCTTCAACAAAGTTATCTTCTTTTTTCTCGATTCCTTCGCCTACTTCAAAACGTACGAATGATACAACTTTTCCGCCGCTTTGTTTTACGTATTCGCCAACAGTGATGTCTGGGTTTTTAACAAATGGTTGGTCTTCTAAAGAAATTTCGCTTAGATATTTTTTCAAACGACCTTCTACCATTTTTTCAACGATATTAGCTGGTTTGCCTTCGTTTAATGCTTGTTGAGTTAATACTTCTTTTTCGTGTTCAACTTCTTCAGTAGAAACGTCTTCACGAGAAATGTATTTAGGATTGATTGCAGCGATGTGCATTGCAACATCTTTTGCAACTGTAGTGTCAGTAGTTCCTTCAAGAAGTGTAAGAACACCAATACGTCCGTTCATGTGGATGTATTCGCCGAAAGCAGAGTTGTCCGCTTTTTCTTTAACTTCAAAACGACGAAGGGAAATGTTTTCACCGATTTTTGTAATTGCTTCAGTGATGTAGTCTTGAACAGT
Proteins encoded:
- the tsf gene encoding translation elongation factor Ts, coding for MANITAQMVKELREKTGAGMMDCKKALVETEGDMEKAIDYLREKGIAKAAKKSDRVASEGMTHVISNEKHAVVLEVNAETDFVAKNDNFQQLVDALAKQILEVRPDSLEDALKTEMPNGQTVQDYITEAITKIGENISLRRFEVKEKADNSAFGEYIHMNGRIGVLTLLEGTTDTTVAKDVAMHIAAINPKYISREDVSTEEVEHEKEVLTQQALNEGKPANIVEKMVEGRLKKYLSEISLEDQPFVKNPDITVGEYVKQSGGKVVSFVRFEVGEGIEKKEDNFVEEVMSQVKK